A window of the Synechococcus sp. M16.1 genome harbors these coding sequences:
- a CDS encoding flippase-like domain-containing protein yields the protein MTPQRKQRIAVFDVDGTLLLGDCLWLAARRAKNAWGQVVAVLACLPWLIGWQLRLIRTGRFKQQVVAAFGICEAVNRAEAADRADWLLDDLKAQINPEALQRLHWHQQQGDRVLLCSASPRLLLQPLADWLKVELLCTELEQKNGLWRPGLATANCKGPEKVRRLEEHLGSLKGRSIEAYGDSKGDRELLKAAAIPHYRSFLAQPTPYPAFSLGPLLPVVAIAVLGYGLLGIWSQGDQLLPLLRSLWPQIGLGLLLVLLGYAIRYGRWRLLLAAVHQHPPMASDARIWMGSYAFTATPGKSGEAVRSLLLKQECGVPMPPTLMALVVERISDGTAVLLLLLINLPLLLRWQVPLAVPISLGVAAVLAGWFAVRSPWATEQLKSTVKRLLPRKLASASGDGLIALRQLLQPWLLLQATAISTVAWSLEGVSLWLLLRGMGVGEVGIGGATIAHTAAGLIGALSLLPGGLGSTEAGTVGLLALQGVGVAAATPATLLIRLMTLWFATALGVVFLLWQPRHKP from the coding sequence ATGACGCCGCAGAGGAAGCAACGGATTGCTGTTTTTGATGTTGATGGCACGTTGCTGCTGGGCGACTGCCTCTGGCTTGCTGCCCGCCGAGCCAAGAACGCTTGGGGGCAAGTCGTTGCGGTTTTGGCCTGTTTACCCTGGTTGATTGGCTGGCAGTTGCGGCTGATCAGGACCGGGCGGTTCAAGCAGCAGGTCGTTGCCGCTTTTGGCATCTGCGAAGCGGTCAACCGCGCAGAGGCGGCGGATCGTGCGGACTGGCTACTTGATGATTTGAAGGCCCAGATCAATCCCGAGGCTCTGCAGAGGTTGCACTGGCACCAGCAACAAGGTGATCGGGTGCTCCTCTGTTCAGCTTCCCCACGGCTGTTGCTGCAGCCCCTGGCCGATTGGCTGAAAGTGGAGCTGCTCTGCACCGAACTGGAGCAAAAGAATGGCCTGTGGAGACCCGGTCTGGCGACTGCGAACTGCAAAGGCCCTGAGAAGGTTCGCCGCCTTGAGGAGCATCTCGGATCACTGAAAGGTCGATCGATTGAGGCCTACGGCGACAGCAAGGGGGATCGGGAGTTGCTGAAGGCAGCTGCCATTCCGCACTACCGGAGCTTCCTTGCCCAACCCACGCCTTATCCAGCGTTTTCGCTGGGGCCACTGCTGCCGGTGGTGGCGATTGCAGTGCTGGGTTATGGGCTGCTGGGCATCTGGAGCCAGGGCGATCAGCTTTTGCCGCTGCTGCGCAGCCTGTGGCCGCAGATCGGTCTTGGACTGTTGCTGGTGTTGTTGGGTTACGCCATTCGCTATGGCCGCTGGCGCCTCTTGCTAGCGGCCGTGCACCAACACCCGCCCATGGCGTCTGACGCCAGGATCTGGATGGGCTCCTACGCCTTCACTGCCACTCCGGGTAAATCAGGGGAAGCAGTGCGCTCGCTCCTCCTGAAGCAAGAGTGCGGCGTCCCCATGCCGCCAACCTTGATGGCGCTGGTGGTGGAGCGGATCAGCGATGGCACAGCCGTGCTGCTCCTGCTGTTGATCAACCTGCCGTTGCTGCTGCGCTGGCAGGTGCCGCTGGCGGTGCCCATCAGCCTTGGGGTCGCGGCTGTACTCGCGGGGTGGTTTGCGGTGCGTAGCCCTTGGGCGACGGAGCAGCTCAAAAGCACCGTCAAACGACTGCTGCCCCGCAAGCTGGCCAGTGCCAGTGGTGATGGCTTGATTGCCCTGCGCCAATTGCTCCAGCCATGGCTGCTGTTGCAAGCCACTGCGATTAGTACCGTGGCCTGGAGCCTGGAGGGCGTGAGCCTCTGGCTGTTGCTACGGGGAATGGGTGTGGGTGAGGTGGGAATCGGCGGAGCCACCATTGCCCATACGGCCGCGGGCCTGATCGGCGCGCTCAGCCTGCTTCCAGGAGGCCTGGGCAGCACGGAAGCGGGCACGGTTGGACTGCTCGCACTACAGGGTGTTGGCGTGGCAGCGGCCACTCCTGCAACGTTGCTGATTCGGCTGATGACGCTGTGGTTCGCGACTGCGCTTGGGGTGGTCTTCTTACTCTGGCAACCGCGACATAAACCGTGA
- a CDS encoding lysylphosphatidylglycerol synthase transmembrane domain-containing protein — protein sequence MNNKRIPWLGLIALVLLALAVAGLVQLPAVQQQALLQSLESLLVWLPVLYGVVALSYAGRYWRWRLLLGKLRIGSTNWPDLLCWFRGFALTATPAKVGELSRVQLLHKQLGYPRLPLVHVFVAERCADAAAVGLLLLLLIPNQLLGSIPSLSSTWLLAVAVAVVAASALLLASRRSCRRWMQNQWHRFRHHFPSGALAQGLLPATLISVVVWANEALVLWLLVRLLAPAPITIPAAITIYLVSGTAGMASSLPGGIGVNEAATVLLLGQQGVPAAVALPVAMLRRLITLWSMATLAIVMGFHPLPINESDNLR from the coding sequence GTGAACAACAAGCGCATTCCCTGGCTGGGGCTGATTGCACTTGTTCTGCTCGCTCTTGCAGTGGCAGGCCTGGTGCAGCTTCCCGCTGTTCAGCAGCAAGCCCTGCTCCAATCGCTTGAGTCACTGCTTGTGTGGCTGCCGGTGCTTTATGGGGTGGTGGCCCTGAGCTATGCAGGCCGCTATTGGCGCTGGAGACTGCTGCTGGGGAAACTGAGAATCGGCAGCACCAACTGGCCCGACCTGCTGTGTTGGTTCCGGGGTTTTGCCCTCACCGCCACCCCCGCCAAGGTGGGCGAGCTGAGCCGGGTTCAGCTGCTGCATAAACAGCTTGGCTATCCCCGTCTGCCCCTGGTGCATGTGTTTGTTGCTGAGCGCTGCGCAGATGCAGCAGCAGTGGGTCTGTTGCTGTTGCTGCTCATCCCCAACCAGCTCCTCGGCAGCATTCCATCACTGAGTTCAACCTGGCTCCTGGCCGTGGCCGTGGCCGTGGTAGCGGCATCTGCCCTGCTGCTCGCCAGTCGACGTTCCTGTCGTCGTTGGATGCAGAACCAGTGGCACCGCTTTCGCCACCACTTCCCCAGCGGCGCTCTGGCTCAAGGCTTACTGCCCGCCACTTTGATTTCGGTGGTGGTCTGGGCGAACGAGGCCCTGGTGTTGTGGTTGTTGGTGCGGCTGCTTGCACCTGCTCCTATCACCATTCCAGCGGCCATAACTATCTACTTAGTGTCTGGGACTGCGGGCATGGCTTCCTCCCTACCGGGCGGGATCGGTGTGAATGAGGCAGCCACCGTGCTGCTGCTAGGCCAGCAAGGGGTTCCAGCGGCTGTGGCGCTACCGGTTGCGATGCTGCGGCGGCTGATCACGCTCTGGTCGATGGCAACTTTGGCAATTGTTATGGGTTTCCATCCACTACCCATTAATGAGTCAGACAATTTAAGATAA
- a CDS encoding SDR family NAD(P)-dependent oxidoreductase, translating into MIRSAFILGSTSEVAKAICRELACRGCGHLHLVARNEEANQAFARELEASYGVAVSTEYTDLLADSSLSPVRRPQVGDFDLYLITAGALGNAELARSDTAEAMRIHAANVGGLLPWLTAIATSERLSRPGRLWVFSSVAADRGRPSNYHYGAAKAALTALCEGLLLRCYGKPFAVRIIKAGFMATPMTVGKAPPALCASPESVAQNLLRRPNRRGIEYLPWWWSPLMRLIRVLPAPIASKL; encoded by the coding sequence GTGATTCGTAGTGCTTTTATTTTAGGAAGCACCAGCGAGGTGGCCAAGGCCATCTGCAGGGAGCTAGCCTGCCGCGGCTGTGGGCATTTGCACCTGGTGGCCCGGAATGAAGAAGCCAACCAGGCCTTTGCGAGAGAGTTGGAGGCGAGCTACGGAGTAGCAGTCAGTACCGAGTACACCGACCTGCTGGCCGATAGTTCTCTGTCCCCAGTCCGCCGGCCTCAGGTAGGTGATTTCGATCTCTATCTGATCACAGCAGGTGCGCTGGGCAATGCCGAACTGGCGCGCAGTGATACCGCTGAAGCGATGCGGATCCATGCAGCCAATGTGGGCGGCCTTTTGCCTTGGCTTACAGCTATCGCCACTTCCGAACGACTGTCCCGGCCCGGACGGCTGTGGGTGTTTAGTTCGGTGGCGGCCGATCGTGGGCGGCCATCGAATTATCATTATGGCGCCGCCAAAGCCGCCCTGACGGCACTCTGTGAGGGGCTGTTGTTGCGCTGCTACGGCAAGCCATTTGCGGTGCGCATCATCAAGGCTGGTTTTATGGCAACGCCGATGACGGTGGGCAAGGCACCACCAGCCTTATGCGCCAGCCCTGAATCGGTTGCGCAAAACTTGCTGCGTCGACCGAACAGACGTGGGATCGAATACTTGCCCTGGTGGTGGTCACCATTGATGCGGCTGATTCGTGTTCTTCCTGCTCCCATCGCGTCCAAACTCTGA
- a CDS encoding FAD-binding oxidoreductase — translation MVVTIDAADSCSSCSHRVQTLKLPMTISLPEGLTAETKMLSGWGRTNPVTCQVVQPSSVEQLQELIRGAPPNSLIARGLGRSYGDAAQLKDGTVIELPAFDRIELDPSSSTVTAGAGVSFDQILRVIVPAGFFLPVTPGTRNVTVGGAIAADVHGKNHHVDGSFGNHVQRLLLVDANGDLRELTPSGRGSFDEAEFFWATVGGMGLTGVIVEATFSLIPITNSLISVDTTRYQDLETLMAAMVEADSKYRYSVAWVDSLDPKGRGVLTCGDHATAKALPKDKQADPLFYDPKARASAPPFLPGGLLNKFTVRAFNEAWYLKAPKHRVGELQEISPFFHPLDGVQDWNRIYGAAGFLQYQFAVPNEAAHLVAHTLEALRKVGAPSFLTVLKRFGQSNPAPLSFPMPGWTLAADVPAGVSGLLEVLDELDEQVADVGGRLYLAKDSRQSKKIFKQSYPRFFERNKLHTKQEINSAFKSDIYNRCIG, via the coding sequence GTGGTGGTCACCATTGATGCGGCTGATTCGTGTTCTTCCTGCTCCCATCGCGTCCAAACTCTGAAGTTACCTATGACCATTTCTCTTCCGGAAGGCTTGACAGCCGAAACCAAAATGCTGAGCGGCTGGGGCCGCACAAACCCCGTCACCTGCCAGGTGGTGCAACCCAGCTCGGTGGAACAGCTGCAGGAACTGATCCGAGGAGCACCACCCAATTCACTAATTGCAAGGGGTTTAGGCCGCTCCTATGGCGATGCAGCTCAGCTCAAAGACGGCACGGTAATTGAGCTACCGGCCTTTGACCGGATCGAGCTGGATCCCAGCAGCAGCACGGTCACTGCAGGAGCTGGAGTGAGCTTCGATCAGATCCTGCGGGTGATTGTGCCAGCGGGGTTCTTTCTGCCGGTGACGCCTGGTACTCGCAACGTCACCGTTGGAGGAGCGATTGCCGCTGATGTTCACGGCAAAAACCACCACGTAGATGGCAGCTTTGGCAACCATGTGCAGCGGTTGCTGCTGGTGGATGCCAATGGCGACTTGAGAGAGCTAACCCCCAGCGGACGTGGCAGTTTTGATGAAGCGGAGTTTTTCTGGGCCACCGTTGGTGGCATGGGGCTCACGGGCGTGATCGTGGAGGCGACGTTTTCGCTGATCCCAATCACCAACTCACTAATCAGTGTCGATACCACCCGCTACCAAGATCTGGAGACGCTGATGGCGGCAATGGTGGAAGCAGATTCCAAGTACCGCTACAGCGTGGCCTGGGTCGACAGCCTCGATCCCAAAGGCCGCGGCGTGTTGACCTGCGGAGACCATGCCACCGCAAAAGCACTCCCGAAAGACAAGCAAGCGGATCCTCTCTTCTACGACCCCAAGGCACGGGCCTCAGCCCCACCGTTTCTACCCGGAGGATTGCTCAACAAGTTCACGGTACGAGCGTTTAATGAAGCTTGGTATCTCAAGGCTCCTAAGCATCGGGTTGGCGAGCTGCAGGAGATTTCACCGTTCTTTCACCCTCTCGATGGCGTACAAGACTGGAACCGGATCTATGGCGCAGCTGGCTTCTTGCAATATCAATTCGCTGTGCCAAATGAAGCAGCTCATCTGGTAGCCCACACCTTGGAAGCACTACGGAAAGTTGGAGCCCCAAGCTTTTTAACAGTGCTTAAGAGATTTGGCCAAAGCAACCCAGCCCCGTTGTCATTTCCAATGCCTGGGTGGACCTTGGCTGCAGATGTGCCGGCTGGAGTTTCCGGGCTGCTGGAGGTCTTGGATGAGCTGGATGAACAAGTGGCCGATGTTGGCGGTAGACTGTATCTAGCGAAAGACTCCAGACAGTCCAAAAAAATATTTAAGCAAAGTTACCCGAGATTTTTTGAGCGGAATAAACTTCATACCAAACAAGAAATAAACAGTGCTTTCAAATCAGACATTTACAATAGATGCATAGGTTAA